The genomic segment TCGGGTACCCGAGTTCCACGTTCAGGCAGCCGAACTCCACACTCACGCACGCGAACCCCACGTTCAGGTAGCCGAACCCCGCACTCGGGCACCCGAGTTCTACTTTCAGGTAGCCGAGTTACGCACTCAGGCAGGCGTGCTCCGTGTTCGCGTAGCCGAATATCACATCGACGCTGCCGAGTCCTTTCCTTCATGTGGACCCTTCACAGCCGCCGGACGCGCAGCACGCAGGTCAGCATCGGGAGGGTGAACTCGTCGTGCGCGGTCTCCGGTTCACTCGCAAGGAAGGCGCGGATCCGGCCGAGCCTGGCCTCTCGTTCCTGTTCCGGCATGACAAGCATCCCCGCCCGCGTTGCCAGTGTCGCAACGAGGGAATCGGCGGTGCGGCGCTGCCCGTGCGGGAATTCGGCCTGCTCTGGCGAGCCGAACCGGGCGGCCCCGCCCGTCTTGGGCAGGTGCGCGTCGGCTGTCTCGGCGCGCCAGCTGGTGGGTGTGTCACGCGGGCCAATGGCTGCGCTTCCGCTGACTCGCGCCAGCCCGGCAACCCAGTCGACTCGGTCGTCCAGGACGTTCCACAGGCCGGCCAGGATGCCGCCCGGCACCAGGACCCTGGCGATCTCGGGACCCGCGACGGCCATGTCGAACCAGTGCATGGCGTTGCCGGCCAGCACAGCATCGATGGACGCGTCCGGCAGCGGTATCGCCTCAGCGCTACCCGGCAATGCACCGACCGCCGGCAGTGCACTGCGCAGCTCGGCCAGCATGGCTGGGTCGGGCTCGACCGCAGTCACGTCGGCGCCCACCGCGACCAGTGTGGCGGTCAGCTTGCCGGTTCCGGCGCCGAGGTCGAGCACCCGCAGGCCGGACGCCGGCTTGTCGAGCGCCCAGCACACCGCGGCCCGCGCATAGTCCGGGCGGTGCTCGGCATATGCGGACGCCGCGACGCCGAACGACGAGGCGTGACGGAGCCGCTCGTTTTCATCCACGCGCTCACCCTATCGGTGTTGCATCCCGGGGATGATTTCGTCGCGGAGCGCGTCGAGCATGCGGTCCCTCCGGCTACTCGAGTGTGGGTTTCGACTGCCCGAACGTGGATTTCGGCTGCGGGAGTGTGTGCTTCGGCCTCCTGAGTGTGTGTTTCGGGAGGTGAGCATGACTGGCTGGGTAAGGGGGCGCTCAGACGAGACCCCAGAATGCGGCGATCTTCCCGGCAGCGCAGAGATTGACGTCCAGGATGTACGCACCCGCCGTCCCGCAAGTAGGCGGGTCGACCGGCTGTCCGTGCCCCATGCCCGTGAGCGAGTACGTTTCCACCACGGCCCGCCCATTACCATCACGGTAGGTGGCGTGCGGGTATCCGGCGACCGAGTCGGTTTCGCTCGGGGTGGCGGCGACGCCGTGTACGTTCGTCCACTGTTCCACCAGTTCCCGCTGGTTCGCCGCGGCCACGGTGTAGTCCGCCGTGCCCTGCCACAGGCTGACCACCGGCCACGGGCCCTGGTGCGGGCTCGCCGACCGCACGCTGGAGCCCCAGGCCGCCGCCGTGCGGTCCTTGCCGGGGTTCATGCACGAGAAGGCCTCCACCATCGTGGCGGCACACGCGTACGGCAGCCCGGCGACCACGGCACCGCCCGCGAACAGGTCCGGATAGGCCGCCAGCATCACCGAGGTCATCCCGCCACCGGCGGACAACCCCGTGGCGTAGGCGCTGGTGCCACCGGTGTCCGCCTGCGTGCGGCGCACCATCTGCGCGATGGACTCGGCCTCACCCGAACCCCGCGTCGTGTCCCCGGCCTGGAACCAGTTGAAGCACTTGTTCAGGTTGTTCCCCGACTGTTGCTGCGGCAGCACCACGCTGAACTTCCCGCTGTCGGCCAGTGCACGCCACCCGCTACCGGTGCCGTACCCGGTGGCGTCCTGGGTGCACCCGTGCATCGCGACCACGATCGGCCGCCCGGCCGGGAGTCCGTCGGGGAGGTAGCGGAACATCTTCAACGCACCCGGGTTGCTCCCGAACCCGGTCACCTCCACGATGTTCGCCGCCGAAGCCGGGGTGACCCCCGTCAGCAGCGTTGCCAGCAGGGCCAAGGCGATCGTCAGCGTTCGCATCTTCCCCACGATACGAAAACACCACCGCACGGAAGGACGGTCGAGCGCACACAATCGCCCACCGCAGTGTGTGGCCGCCGGACATGGCGACAGCCGGACACGCGGCCTACCTTCACCGGATGCTGCCGAAACTCGCGCTGGCCGGCGCCCTACTGGCCACCGTACTGCTGCCCGGCACGGCCGCCGCGGCGGGTGACTGCGTGGCGCCGCACGTGCCGGGCGCGGCCAAGCAGGTCAGCGCCTGCCTGGCCGACCTGACCACCACCGGCACCGTCGCAACAGGACATACCGTGCCCGCCGACTGGGCCGGCCTCACCTCGGCCGGGCTGCCGCGCCCGGGTGCGGTCCCCGGCACGCAGATCGACGGCTACTTCCCGGATTCCTCCACCACCAACAAGAACCACGGCTGGCAGCACGACTCGCAGTTCGTGCTCCGCTTGCCGCAACACTGGAACGGCGGGCTGGTGGTCGCCGGATCGCCGGGCAACCGCGCGCAGTACGCCAACGATCGCGCCATCGCCGACCACGTGCTCGCGGCCGGTTACGCCTACGCTGCCACGGACAAGGGCAACACCGGCGTCGACTTCTTCACCGACGGGAAGCGTCCGGGTGACGCCGTGGCCGAGTGGCACCACCGGGTCACCCAGCTGACCGTGGCGGCGAAACTCGCGGTGGCCCAGCGGTACGGAAAGTTTCCACAAAGGACGCTCATGGCCGGGATCTCCAACGGCGGCTACCTGGTCCGCTGGCAACTGGAGAACCGCGCCTGGCTCTACGACGGCGGTGTCGACTGGGAAGGCACGCTCTGGACCGAAGACGGACCGAACCTGTTCACCTTCCTCCCAGTCGTCGTCCGCAATTATCCGGCCTATTCCGCCGGTTCCGAAGCCGCCCACCAAGCCATTCTCGACGCCGGTTTCGCCCCCGGCTCCGAATTCCTCTGGCCCTACCACGACCAGGTCTACTGGGGCCTGACCCAGCGCATCTACCGCACCGAATTCGACCCCGACTACGCCGGCTCCGACGCCGGATACGACTACGCGAGCCGACCACAACGCGTGCACCGCGCGGTCGAACGCGTGTCGCTCACCGGCCGCCTCGGCAAGCCGCTGATCACCCTGCACGGCACCCTGGACGCGCTCCTGCCGATCAGCCGCGATTCCGACGTGTACGCGGACGCCGCGAAGAAGAACAACGCACCCCACCGGTACTACCGCATCGCCGACGGAACCCACGCCGACGCCCTGTACGACGTCTACCCGGATCGCCTGCGTCCGATCGGCCCGTGCTTCCTCAGCGCGTTCGAAGCGATGGGGGACTGGCTCGACGGGCACCGGCCGCCACCCTCGCGGACGGTCCCGCGCACACCGGGTGTGGACCTGGCCACGACCTGCGAGCTGTGATCAACCCGCGGCGACGGCCTCTTCCAGGCCCTTGACCGCGAGCCGGTCGGCGCGCTCGTTCTCCGGGTGCCCGGCGTGCCCCTTGACCCAGTGCCACTCGACCTGGTGCCGGGCGGCGGCCTGCTCGAGCCGCTGCCACAGGTCGGCGTTCTTCACCGGGGTCTTGCCCGTGGTCTGCCAGCCGTTGCTCTTCCAGCGCGGCAGCCACGAGGTGATGCCGTTGCGGACGTAGGTGCTGTCGGTGTACAGCCGGACCTCGACCGGGCGCTTGAGGCTTTCCAGCGCCTGGATCGGCGCGGTGAGCTCCATGCGGTTGTTCGTGGTGGACTCCGCCTGGCCGCCGTAGAGCTCCTTCTCGTGGGAGCCGTACCGCAGCACCGCGCCCCAGCCACCGGGGCCGGGATTGCCGCTGCACGCGCCATCGGTGTAGATCTCCACGATCTGCTCTGCCACGGCCGGTACCCTACCGCCCGCTACCGACCGTGAGCGCTCACCAGGGTCCGCAGCGAGGTCCGGCAGATCTTGCCGGTGGGACCGAGGGGCAGTTCCGGCAGCAGGACCAGGGATTCCGGTAGTTTGCGGCGTTCGAGGCCCCGGGCTTCGAGGAAGCCGGTGAGCGCGGACAGGGTGAGGCCGCCTTCGCGGGGGACCACGCAGGCGCACAGCCGTTCGCCCAGGTCGGTGTCCGGGACGCCGACGCACGCGACCTCGGCGATCGCCGGGTGCGCGCCGAGTTCGCCCTCCACCTCGGCGGGGCTGATGTTGTACCCACCGCGGATGACCACCTGCCGTTTCCTGCCGAGCACGTGGAGCCTGCCGCGGACGTCGATCCGGCCCAGGTCGCCGGTGCGCACCCAGCCGTCCGCGGTTCGGTACCGCGCGTCGAGTTCGGGCGCGCCGACGTAGCAGAGCGGGCTCATCGGACCGCGTGCCTGGATCTCCCCGCCGACGGTCCGGATACCGGCGACCGCCGGATCCGGTACCCCGTCACGGCAGTTGACCCCGTCGGAGGAGCCGTAGACGGCGACCACCCGGCGGCCGAACCGCGTTTCGCACGCCCGCCGCACACTTCCTGGCAGGGCGGCACCACTGGCCACCAGAGCGTCCAATCCGGACAGCTCCTCGCACGAACCGGCCGGTACGGCGGTCATCCGGCCGAGCATCGTCGGCACGGCGAACACGTGCGTGGGCCGGTGGGTGGTCATCGCGCGGACCGCGCCCGCGGCGTCGAAGGAGTCCTGCACGATCAGCGTCGACCCGAGCGCGGCGATCCCGACCGGCACGCCGCACGAACCGAACGAGGACGCCAGCGGTACCAGCACCAGGTTCCGCATCGGCCCCGGACCCAGTGCGCGCACGTAGTTCGCCCGCCCACCGGCGAACGCGTTGTGCGAGTAGGCCACCATCTTCGGC from the Amycolatopsis magusensis genome contains:
- the rnhA gene encoding ribonuclease HI; this encodes MAEQIVEIYTDGACSGNPGPGGWGAVLRYGSHEKELYGGQAESTTNNRMELTAPIQALESLKRPVEVRLYTDSTYVRNGITSWLPRWKSNGWQTTGKTPVKNADLWQRLEQAAARHQVEWHWVKGHAGHPENERADRLAVKGLEEAVAAG
- a CDS encoding 3-hydroxybutyrate oligomer hydrolase family protein — its product is MLPKLALAGALLATVLLPGTAAAAGDCVAPHVPGAAKQVSACLADLTTTGTVATGHTVPADWAGLTSAGLPRPGAVPGTQIDGYFPDSSTTNKNHGWQHDSQFVLRLPQHWNGGLVVAGSPGNRAQYANDRAIADHVLAAGYAYAATDKGNTGVDFFTDGKRPGDAVAEWHHRVTQLTVAAKLAVAQRYGKFPQRTLMAGISNGGYLVRWQLENRAWLYDGGVDWEGTLWTEDGPNLFTFLPVVVRNYPAYSAGSEAAHQAILDAGFAPGSEFLWPYHDQVYWGLTQRIYRTEFDPDYAGSDAGYDYASRPQRVHRAVERVSLTGRLGKPLITLHGTLDALLPISRDSDVYADAAKKNNAPHRYYRIADGTHADALYDVYPDRLRPIGPCFLSAFEAMGDWLDGHRPPPSRTVPRTPGVDLATTCEL
- a CDS encoding extracellular catalytic domain type 1 short-chain-length polyhydroxyalkanoate depolymerase, whose amino-acid sequence is MRTLTIALALLATLLTGVTPASAANIVEVTGFGSNPGALKMFRYLPDGLPAGRPIVVAMHGCTQDATGYGTGSGWRALADSGKFSVVLPQQQSGNNLNKCFNWFQAGDTTRGSGEAESIAQMVRRTQADTGGTSAYATGLSAGGGMTSVMLAAYPDLFAGGAVVAGLPYACAATMVEAFSCMNPGKDRTAAAWGSSVRSASPHQGPWPVVSLWQGTADYTVAAANQRELVEQWTNVHGVAATPSETDSVAGYPHATYRDGNGRAVVETYSLTGMGHGQPVDPPTCGTAGAYILDVNLCAAGKIAAFWGLV
- a CDS encoding class I adenylate-forming enzyme family protein; this encodes MTEWVSNTGLRLRDLVPAECRADWVRRGFCPDRDLFSLFADHAAAQPDRPAVIDSRGVLDYAELLGLVERAAAGLHRAGFGHRDVVGIHLPNGRDAVAVELAVYALGAVALPIPQSSGARDLRALLEKARARGLITAVPYASGSWPRPYLDPEHPARFLVSSGSEAEPKMVAYSHNAFAGGRANYVRALGPGPMRNLVLVPLASSFGSCGVPVGIAALGSTLIVQDSFDAAGAVRAMTTHRPTHVFAVPTMLGRMTAVPAGSCEELSGLDALVASGAALPGSVRRACETRFGRRVVAVYGSSDGVNCRDGVPDPAVAGIRTVGGEIQARGPMSPLCYVGAPELDARYRTADGWVRTGDLGRIDVRGRLHVLGRKRQVVIRGGYNISPAEVEGELGAHPAIAEVACVGVPDTDLGERLCACVVPREGGLTLSALTGFLEARGLERRKLPESLVLLPELPLGPTGKICRTSLRTLVSAHGR
- a CDS encoding class I SAM-dependent methyltransferase; the encoded protein is MDENERLRHASSFGVAASAYAEHRPDYARAAVCWALDKPASGLRVLDLGAGTGKLTATLVAVGADVTAVEPDPAMLAELRSALPAVGALPGSAEAIPLPDASIDAVLAGNAMHWFDMAVAGPEIARVLVPGGILAGLWNVLDDRVDWVAGLARVSGSAAIGPRDTPTSWRAETADAHLPKTGGAARFGSPEQAEFPHGQRRTADSLVATLATRAGMLVMPEQEREARLGRIRAFLASEPETAHDEFTLPMLTCVLRVRRL